One region of Methanomicrobiales archaeon genomic DNA includes:
- the cas2 gene encoding CRISPR-associated endonuclease Cas2: MQTLVVYDIHDDSRRLRLSRLLQRYGLTRVQYSAFRGDTNPHDRMVLAKKMAPFVKDDNDSVFLIPLCERCIGTVEVLGASKKGFSPGPTVKIV, from the coding sequence ATGCAGACACTCGTCGTCTACGATATCCATGATGATTCGAGACGTCTCCGTCTCTCACGGCTCCTCCAGCGGTATGGGCTGACACGGGTACAGTACAGCGCCTTCCGGGGCGACACGAATCCGCATGACAGGATGGTGCTTGCGAAGAAGATGGCGCCGTTTGTGAAGGATGACAACGACTCTGTCTTCCTCATCCCTCTCTGCGAGCGCTGCATTGGGACCGTGGAGGTGCTCGGTGCATCGAAGAAGGGATTTTCCCCGGGACCTACGGTGAAGATCGTCTGA